The Fusobacterium pseudoperiodonticum DNA window AAAAATTTTTATGATTTCTTCTACTGAGTCTCTAAGTTCTATAAAATCTTCTTCTACAAAATTTTTTCTGCTTTTTAATTCTTCCCATATCATAATTATTTAACTCCTTTCATTTATTATTTAACAGGATAACTTTTTATTACTTTACCAAAATTTTTTGAATTTGGAATAAAATACTGTTCTTGATTTAATCCTCCAAAGAATGATCCACCTTGATAACCTACTGGTCCTTTTATATATACTACTCTTTCCATATTTATTTTCCCCCTTATTTGATAAATACCCTTTCATTTTTAAAAAAATGGTATTGATAAAAATTTTCTATCAACACCATTTATTTTTTTAATAATCACTTTTTTTATATCTAGGTGCAACAAATCCTAAAAGCCCAATTTGTAGAATATTCCACTCATTAGCTAAGTAGATAGTACAGCTAACTTCATCTCCTACAGAACTTCTTGCAAAAAACTCATATCTTCCTATTTCTTCATTATTTGAAATTCTTTCAATACTTGCTAGATAAGTTTTTGTAAAAAATGAAGAAAATTCATTCCAAATAATATTGACATTGTCTACTGATAATTCTATTTTTAATCCATATTTTAGCCCAACTTTACATCTTTTTTTCTTGCCTGTTTCATCAACTTTACAAGTTTTTGTACTTCCTTTACTAAGAATCCAATCTTGATTATTTAAGCTATTAACTTTACTAGATAAAATTTCTTTAAATTCAGTCATTTTTTCTAGAAAATATTTACATGCATTTTCAAAAATATCTAAATTATCCATATCAGTGATTTCCTTTCCAAGTTGATAAAAATAACTTATATTTTCATAACATACTCAATAATATTATAAGTATGGTCTGCTATTCTCTTATAGTAATTGATGATATCTAGGTAACCTGTATTCAATCTTGCAGGTATATTCTCAGATCTAGAGAAATGCTCTCTTTTTACTTCTTTATAGTAAGATTTCAACTCTTGATATTTTTTTAAACCTGTTGAATATAGTTCTTTTTCTCCTGTTTTTACTGCTCTACTTATATCATTAAATAGTTCAACAGAAAGAGAATGAAGCTTGAATATCATCTTGGCTCTAGTTTCATCAAGGTCAATAGAGTTTTCATAAAGCATGTATAGTCTATTTGCTATTCTATTTTGATAATCACCAATAGTTTCATACTCATCACAAGCTAATAAGTTCATTCTAGTATCTTCAATTAAAGATTTACTCAAAGATTTACTTAATAATGAGAAATTTGAATCATAAATTTCTTTTTCATATAAATCTAGTTTATCTTCAGCTGCAACTATATCTTCATTGTATTTAGCAATTTTTTCTTTTTCTTTTAATGATTCTTCCAATTTTAAGAATACATCATCTATCATAGTTACCATAGAGCTTACTTCTATTTTTGTTTGATCTATGATTACATTGGGTAAAGTCATTTTCAAAGAAGCAAGCTTAGTTACTCTTTGTTCATCTTCACCTGTATCTTTAACAATGTATAATAGTAATTTATCTAAGAGCCCAACAAAAGGTGTTAATATTATTACATTACTTATATTAAAAATTGTATGAGCTGCTGCTATTGCTGCTCCCATATGATGTACAGGATCAACAAAATTATTTAAAAATTTTAAATAAAATCTAAATATAGAAGTTACCCAAAGAACTCCTATTAAATTAATAAGTGTATGGGCAAAAGCTGCTCTTTTTGCATTAGGTTTAGCTCCTAAAGAAGCAAGAAAGGCTGTTACTGTTGTCCCTACATTTTCTCCTAAAACTAAGGCAACTGCTGCTTGATAGTCAATTAGCCCCTGTGTTGCAAGTGCTATTGTTATACCTATAGTAGCTGCCGAAGATTGAATTAAAGCTGTTATAATTGCTCCTACCGCTGTTACTTTTAGTAGACCAAAGTATGAGTCAACCTTAAACATCTTAAACATTTCAATGAATTCTGGCATATCTTTTAAAGGGCTAAGAGCTTGGCTCATAAGTTGTAATCCAAAAAATATTAATCCAACTCCAATGATTGCACTTAGATTTGTTCTAGCCTTCTCTTTTTTCATAAACATATATAGGATAGCTGCTGCTCCAACTATTGGAAGTCCATACTTACCTATATCTAAAACTAGTAACCAACCTGTGATAGTTGTTCCTATATTCGCCCCTAAAATAACTCCTAATGCTTGTTTTAAAGTTAAAAGCGAAGCATTTACAAAACCAACTGTCATAACTGTACTAACAGATGATGACTGCACTAAAGCTGTTATAACAATTCCAACTAAAATACCTAGTATTCTATTATTAGTTAAAGAAGCTAAAATCTTTTTTAACTTTGGACCTGCTATTTTCTGCATACTTGTTGACATGTGTTCCATACCATACAAAAATAGACCTAAACCACCGATAAGTTGTAATATAATTTTTATATACATGATCCTCCAGTAATTCTTTCTAAAAAATAATTATCTTACACATTCTTTTCTATGCTATATTTTTTTAACAGATAAAGGGGTTTGTATGACATTTTTGCTTCTCTTAATCCTTCATCACCAAAATCATCTTCTCTATTTACCAATTCATAGCCTTGCCATTCTTCTTGTAAATATATCATATTTATTGCTTGATAACTTCCTATATAGTCAATTAAAGCTTTTTCAGTATGAACTAATACCATTTTATCGTTCAATGCTTCTCCTAGACTATAGGCAATAATTTGATTATTAACTTTTAAAAAACCACCTTTGATATCTAAACTATCATAATTTTTTAAAAGTTGCATTATTCCTTCATTTTCATTTTTTAGAATTTCTCCGCCAAACTCTGAATGAAGTTTATACCATTTTTCTTGAAAAGCAATTACTTCTCCTACATTATCCTTACTTATACTTTCATAAGTGTATTCATAATTTTTTCTAAAATTAGCTACTCTATTCTTTTTCTTAGCATAGTGTCTACCCTTTAAAGTTGATAGACTTTCGTAAGAATAAATATAGTCCTCATAATCTCTTTTCTCTTGTAAATTAAAATCATCTTTTAATTTTTCATACCAATATTCTGTAAAGTAGTGAATAGGTACATTTTCCTCTATGATTTTTTTTATTTTTTCTTTCATAGCAGCTATATTTTCAGGAGTATCATTTTTAGGAATAGGCATATAGTAATATACCTCACCCATATACTCACTTCTGATAGTCAAAACATCATTTTCTATTTCATATTCTGTGTTTTCCCCAAAGCTCCATAAGAAAAGATTAGAAAAACTTAAATCACAGATTTCAAACCTATTTTTTGTGTATTCCTCAATAGTGTTTTTGGACTCTATTGTTAATTTTTTCCACATAATTTCTCCTATCTATTTTGCCAACTTGTAAATA harbors:
- a CDS encoding Na/Pi cotransporter family protein, whose amino-acid sequence is MYIKIILQLIGGLGLFLYGMEHMSTSMQKIAGPKLKKILASLTNNRILGILVGIVITALVQSSSVSTVMTVGFVNASLLTLKQALGVILGANIGTTITGWLLVLDIGKYGLPIVGAAAILYMFMKKEKARTNLSAIIGVGLIFFGLQLMSQALSPLKDMPEFIEMFKMFKVDSYFGLLKVTAVGAIITALIQSSAATIGITIALATQGLIDYQAAVALVLGENVGTTVTAFLASLGAKPNAKRAAFAHTLINLIGVLWVTSIFRFYLKFLNNFVDPVHHMGAAIAAAHTIFNISNVIILTPFVGLLDKLLLYIVKDTGEDEQRVTKLASLKMTLPNVIIDQTKIEVSSMVTMIDDVFLKLEESLKEKEKIAKYNEDIVAAEDKLDLYEKEIYDSNFSLLSKSLSKSLIEDTRMNLLACDEYETIGDYQNRIANRLYMLYENSIDLDETRAKMIFKLHSLSVELFNDISRAVKTGEKELYSTGLKKYQELKSYYKEVKREHFSRSENIPARLNTGYLDIINYYKRIADHTYNIIEYVMKI
- a CDS encoding DUF2156 domain-containing protein is translated as MWKKLTIESKNTIEEYTKNRFEICDLSFSNLFLWSFGENTEYEIENDVLTIRSEYMGEVYYYMPIPKNDTPENIAAMKEKIKKIIEENVPIHYFTEYWYEKLKDDFNLQEKRDYEDYIYSYESLSTLKGRHYAKKKNRVANFRKNYEYTYESISKDNVGEVIAFQEKWYKLHSEFGGEILKNENEGIMQLLKNYDSLDIKGGFLKVNNQIIAYSLGEALNDKMVLVHTEKALIDYIGSYQAINMIYLQEEWQGYELVNREDDFGDEGLREAKMSYKPLYLLKKYSIEKNV